Proteins encoded together in one Camelina sativa cultivar DH55 chromosome 9, Cs, whole genome shotgun sequence window:
- the LOC104710709 gene encoding protein arginine methyltransferase NDUFAF7 homolog, mitochondrial, which produces MLRKILTQAPSRRLISSGFPPLFTKSTISPFSSVSSSPEPPSSESNTVEQPGTTISVDRSALYNPPDHSHESTPDSELVKHLKSVIKFRGGPISVAEYMEEVLTNPKAGFYMNRDVFGAQGDFITSPEVSQMFGEMIGVWTVCLWEQMGRPQRVNLVELGPGRGTLMADLLRGTSKFRNFTESLHIHLVECSPALQKLQHQNLKCTDESSSEKQAISSLAGTPVHWHATLEEVPSGVPTLIIAHEFYDALPVHQFQKTSRGWCEKMVDIGEDSKFRFVLSPQPTPAALYLMKRCIWATPEEREKLEHVEISPKSMDLTQEMAKRIGSDGGGALIIDYGMNAIISDSLQAIRKHKFVNILDDPGSADLSAYVDFPSIKHSAEEASENVSVHGPMTQSQFLGSLGINFRVDALLQNCNDEQAESLRAGYWQLVGDGEAPFWEGPDEQTPIGMGTRYLATAIVNKNQGIPAPFQ; this is translated from the exons ATGCTGAGAAAAATACTGACGCAAGCACCCTCTCGCCGTCTTATCTCTTCCGGTTTCCCTCctctcttcaccaaatccacTATTTCACCATTCTCTTCAGTATCCTCTTCCCCGGAGCCACCGTCCTCAGAGAGTAACACCGTCGAACAGCCCGGAACAACAATCTCCGTCGACCGTTCCGCTCTCTATAATCCCCCCG ATCATTCTCATGAATCCACACCTGATTCGGAGCTCGTTAAGCATCTCAAGAGTGTTATCAAG TTTCGAGGTGGTCCAATCTCAGTAGCAGAGTACATGGAGGAGGTTTTGACTAATCCTAAAGCAGGTTTCTATATGAATCGTGATGTGTTTGGAGCTCAAGGTGATTTCATTACTTCCCCAGAAGTTAGTCAAATGTTCGGCGAG ATGATTGGTGTATGGACTGTGTGTCTTTGGGAGCAAATGGGAAGACCACAGAGGGTCAATCTTGTTGAGCTAGGTCCAGGTCGTGGAACACTCATGGCGGATCTCCTTCGT GGTACATCAAAGTTTAGGAATTTCACGGAATCATTGCATATACATTTGGTGGAATGTAGTCCTGCATTGCAGAAGCTACAGCACCAGAATCTGAAATGTACAGATGAGAGTAGTTCGGAGAAGCAAGCTATTAGTTCACTAGCTGGGACACCTGTTCACTGGCATGCTACTCTTGAAGAGGTGCCATCAGGAG TACCAACATTAATCATTGCTCATGAGTTTTATGATGCGCTTCCAGTTCATCAATTTCAG AAAACTTCCCGTGGCTGGTGTGAGAAAATGGTTGATATAGGAGAAGATTCAAA GTTCCGGTTTGTTCTATCCCCACAGCCTACACCTGCAGCCTTATATCTCATGAAACGTTGCATATGGGCTACACCTGAGGAAAGGGAGAAACTGGAACATGTCGAGATCAGCCCAAAGTCAATGGATTTGACACAAGAAATGGCAAAGAGAATAGGTTCTGATGGAGGTGGAGCACTTATAATCGATTACGGGATGAATGCAATCATTTCAGACAGTCTTCAG GCTATTAGAAAACACAAGTTTGTCAACATACTGGATGATCCCGGGTCTGCCGATCTAAGTGCTTATGTCGATTTCCCATCAATAAAACACTCGGCCGAGGAAGCTTCAG AAAATGTTTCCGTCCATGGACCTATGACTCAGTCTCAGTTCTTGGGTTCACTTGGAATAAACTTCAGAGTTGATGCCTTGCTACAGAACTGTAACGACGAACAAGCTGAGTCCTTGAGGGCAGGATACTGGCAGCTTGTTGGTGATGGTGAAGCACCTTTCTGGGAAGGACCCGATGAACAGACACCGATTGGAATGGGGACGAGGTATCTTGCAACGGCTATTGTCAACAAAAACCAAGGCATTCCGGCTCCGTTCCAGTaa
- the LOC104715106 gene encoding F-box protein SKIP19-like encodes MGSSLFRGKKNKTMGSSSTSVPSLMKDEEPRNWAELPSDLTSSIMLRLGVIEILENAQKVCTSWRRVSKTPSMWRKIDMHNLGDMRSSMKYDFEIMCRHAVDRSQGGLVEIDIWYFGTDNLLNYIADRASNLRSLRVANCSQITSEGIAKAVVKLPLLEDLNVSYCALSGQFLRAVGQSCPNLKTLKYNRIVESFADEPNNNAIAIAESMPQLRHLQLFANALNSTGLKAILDRCTYLEHLDLRRCLNIDLSKDLRKRLERIRVVRYTYDSIGDFPYHITMSLDCEDSNLIYDFHDVLYEFPCHSASGNA; translated from the exons ATGGGTTCCTCTCTTTttcgaggaaaaaaaaacaaaacaatgggTTCCTCTTCTACTTCCGTGCCCTCGCTGATGAAAGACGAAGAGCCGAGAAACTGGGCGGAGCTTCCATCTGACTTGACGTCTTCGATCATGCTACGGCTTGGCGTCATTGAGATACTGGAAAACGCTCAAAAAGTGTGCACATCGTGGCGTCGCGTCAGTAAAACCCCCTCGATGTGGCGGAAGATTGACATGCACAACCTTGGAGACATGCGAAGCAGCATGAAGTATGACTTTGAGATCATGTGTCGTCACGCAGTTGACCGTAGCCAAGGTGGTTTGGTTGAGATCGATATTTGGTACTTCGGTACTGATAATCTCCTCAATTACATCGCCGATAG AGCAAGTAATCTGAGAAGCCTTAGAGTTGCAAACTGCAGTCAAATAACATCTGAGGGGATTGCGAAAGCAGTTGTGAAACTTCCATTGCTTGAAGACCTCAATGTTTCATACTGCGCATTGTCAGGACAGTTTCTGAGAGCTGTAGGCCAGTCTTGTCCAAATCTGAAGACATTGAAGTATAACCGCATAGTCGAGTCTTTTGCTGATGAGCCTAATAATAATGCCATAGCAATTGCAGAAAGCATGCCCCAGCTACGCCACCTCCAGCTTTTTGCCAATGCACTAAACAGCACGGGCTTGAAAGCCATTCTTGACCGGTGTACCTACCTGGAACACCTAGATTTACGCAGGTGTTTAAACATCGATCTTTCCAAGGATCTCAGGAAACGTTTAGAGAGGATCAGAGTTGTGAGATACACCTATGACTCAATTGGTGATTTCCCATATCATATCACAATGTCTCTCGATTGTGAAgattctaatttaatttatgaCTTCCATGATGTCCTCTATGAATTCCCTTGTCATAGTGCTAGTGGCAATGCATAG
- the LOC104715107 gene encoding putative F-box protein At3g23970 produces the protein MADPNKNTRVRILAITDGLILTELGPETFRVADPVLREWIKIPHPPPYSSRQDEFQGTAIVANMNNVGYKVVRYGVPAVGVRVMERDRLCFQIYSSDSKSWTYRHVPTQRPISSILPSNPINFNGYLHWLCRASQVIFAYDFYGPSELCVVIDLPQRSAKGTLKPLWHGDEATLTISCGPLMYMNTDTRKPTQQLKIWRLKKYTSGSSSKESWEFLWNLRPGLELCLGCVPVAMHPFDKEIVYLVTCQTNFF, from the exons Atggcagatc CTAACAAAAACACTCGAGTGCGTATCTTGGCTATCACGGACGGGTTGATTTTGACCGAACTCGGACCTGAGACCTTTCGTGTGGCTGATCCTGTGTTGAGAGAATGGATCAAAAtccctcatcctcctccttatTCTTCTCGTCAGGATGAGTTCCAAGGCACCGCAATTGTAGCAAACATGAACAACGTGGGTTACAAGGTAGTCCGGTATGGAGTCCCTGCCGTAGGGGTGAGAGTAATGGAAAGAGATAGGCTTTGCTTTCAGATCTATTCATCTGATTCGAAAAGCTGGACCTACCGCCACGTCCCTACCCAACGTCCCATCTCCAGCATCCTCCCATCCAATCCCATTAATTTTAATGGTTATCTTCATTGGCTATGCCGTGCAAGTCAAGTAATATTTGCTTATGATTTTTATGGTCCTAGTGAGCTTTGTGTTGTCATAGATTTACCTCAGCGCTCAGCTAAGGGGACTCTGAAGCCCCTATGGCATGGTGACGAAGCTACTCTCACTATCTCATGTGGTCCGCTCATGTATATGAACACTGATACCAGGAAACCAACCCAGCAGCTTAAAATTTGGAGACTCAAGAAGTATACGAGTGGCTCATCCTCCAAGGAATCTTGGGAGTTTCTGTGGAACCTAAGGCCTGGCCTTGAACTCTGCCTCGGATGTGTTCCAGTGGCAATGCATCCTTTTGATAAAGAGATCGTTTACCTCGTCACCTGCCAAACTAATTTTTTCTAA